The Bdellovibrionota bacterium genomic interval TGCGCTTGGCGATTCTCCAGGCCACGGGCTGATTATGTTTCGGACAATTCGCCTAATCGGAATTACCGGCGTCTTCTTTGGAGAACTCTTCACTCCCTCCGTACAAGCGTTTGATGTTTTGGACCGGCAGGCGAGCTATCATGACAGCAAATATATTACCCTCGGCGCAGGCTTGGGATTTACCGGTTTTGCTTTCCAGGAGGGGATCGACGGAGACCCGGGCTTCGCCTTTCGGGTTTCCGGGGGCCATCATTTCAATCGATATTTACAGGCCGAAATCCTCTATGAATTCTCGACGTTTCGTTTCCACTCTCCCGATCCGATAGCGCCCACGACGCAACTCAGCACTCGATCCGCTATGAACAATGAAATGATCCGTTTCGTCCTGACCTATCCCGCGGTTCTGTTGCAGCCTTACGTCAGCGCGGGAATCGGGGGATACAATTGGATCGGCGTGAACGATGAAACCGCTTTGTCGTTTCCGATCAAT includes:
- a CDS encoding outer membrane beta-barrel protein — its product is MFRTIRLIGITGVFFGELFTPSVQAFDVLDRQASYHDSKYITLGAGLGFTGFAFQEGIDGDPGFAFRVSGGHHFNRYLQAEILYEFSTFRFHSPDPIAPTTQLSTRSAMNNEMIRFVLTYPAVLLQPYVSAGIGGYNWIGVNDETALSFPINFSLPLAAGLRAYIYKNLVSMDLDFNYYILFGENQSADTLTLLGLDKVSFDSYAFMTSFTFHFL